The Malus sylvestris chromosome 12, drMalSylv7.2, whole genome shotgun sequence genome contains a region encoding:
- the LOC126593825 gene encoding mitochondrial import receptor subunit TOM7-2-like, producing the protein MASRISLKSKGKTSAKPSKGSEERSVAQSFKEWSTWALKKAKVITRYGFIPLVIIICMNSEPKP; encoded by the coding sequence ATGGCGTCGAGAATATCTCTGAAGAGCAAGGGCAAGACTTCGGCGAAGCCCTCCAAGGGCTCGGAGGAGCGCTCGGTGGCTCAATCCTTCAAGGAGTGGAGCACATGGGCCCTGAAAAAGGCCAAGGTCATCACCCGCTATGGCTTCATTCCCCTGGTCATCATCATCTGCATGAACTCGGAACCCAAGCCATAA